In Flavobacterium sp. N3904, one DNA window encodes the following:
- a CDS encoding DUF456 domain-containing protein: protein MDMLLLILGFACAIVGVFGSFLPVLPGPSISWVGIVLLYFTNAVSANYWILGLSLLFTIALTILDYIIPAKGTKKFGGSSYGIWGTNIGLVVGIFAPIPLGFIIGPFVGAFVGELIYDKQDHKRALKAATGSLLGFLASSFMKFVVCMMYLGLFLWIVWQNSDALF, encoded by the coding sequence GGTTTTGCTTGTGCGATCGTAGGTGTTTTTGGAAGTTTTTTGCCTGTTTTACCTGGGCCGAGTATCAGCTGGGTTGGAATTGTATTGCTGTATTTTACGAATGCAGTTTCTGCCAATTATTGGATTTTGGGCCTTTCCTTGTTATTCACTATTGCGCTAACGATTTTGGATTATATCATTCCGGCAAAAGGAACCAAAAAATTTGGAGGTAGTTCGTATGGTATTTGGGGAACCAATATCGGTTTGGTTGTTGGGATTTTTGCTCCCATTCCGCTGGGTTTTATTATTGGACCATTCGTTGGTGCTTTTGTTGGCGAACTGATTTACGATAAACAAGACCACAAACGTGCTTTGAAAGCTGCAACTGGGTCTCTCCTCGGTTTTCTAGCTTCGTCCTTTATGAAGTTTGTGGTGTGTATGATGTATTTGGGTTTGTTTCTTTGGATTGTATGGCAGAATAGTGATGCATTGTTTTAA